In the Rhinoderma darwinii isolate aRhiDar2 chromosome 13, aRhiDar2.hap1, whole genome shotgun sequence genome, one interval contains:
- the LOC142665956 gene encoding interleukin-17D-like has product MKKLMLAVIVILSLTLCQGQRMRCKDPSEEHLAQKLHRLSPDSLILSKSDNIPDVKMKKCPTSVNISSELMQDRSISPWSYRINKDMNRFPREIVEAYCLCRGCVTSKESSMVSEPFYKEVPVLYKTSKCKKSRYVYKMWYIRIAQFCICRFH; this is encoded by the exons ATGAAGAAGTTGATGCTTGCCGTCATTGTGATCTTGTCTTTGACGCTGTGTCAAGGGCAACGCATGAGATGCAAAGATCCCTCTGAGGAACATTTAGCCCAAAAACTTCATcgcctgtcaccagattctctaatTTTAAGCAAGTCAGACAACATCCCCGATGTAAAGATGAAAAAGTGCCCTACAAGTGTCAACATCTCCTCAGAGCTGATGCAGGACAGGAGTATTTCCCCATGGTCCTACAG AATCAATAAAGACATGAACAGATTTCCACGAGAGATTGTTGAGGCCTACTGTCTGTGCAGAGGCTGCGTTACCTCCAAAGAAAGTTCAATGGTCAGTGAACCATTCTACAAAGAAGTCCCAGTCTTAtacaaaacctcaaaatgtaagaAATCTCGATACGTCTACAAGATGTGGTACATAAGGATTGCTCAGTTTTGCATCTGTCGATTCCACTGA